The following are encoded together in the Flavihumibacter fluvii genome:
- a CDS encoding transporter: MNIVLNKSGILILLFTGFLGFSKVTRGQDLEPRAYTWLPVNVTAITPGYGYSTGDVVTDPAIPIKDLKGKIGTMSLGLAHTFNMFGLTAQLYGVLPYTKAQASAELNGQARTENRTGLSDMRFRISALLLGAPATALKDFAKRKAGRTILGASLTVQAPTGQYFPDKIINIGANRWGFKPELAISQPLHKRWLLDMYAAVWLYTQNKSYYTGNTLRSQDPVGAFQAHTSYNFKPNLWAAINATYYVGGNSSLDGITKDDRLSNFRIGTTLVLPTGKKSALRLAYSKGAVVVVGTDFSSFSVSWTYTWY; encoded by the coding sequence ATGAACATAGTATTAAATAAAAGTGGTATCCTCATATTACTCTTTACAGGCTTCCTTGGCTTCAGTAAGGTTACCAGGGGCCAGGACCTGGAACCAAGAGCCTATACCTGGCTTCCTGTTAATGTAACTGCTATCACCCCAGGCTATGGTTATTCAACCGGCGATGTGGTTACAGACCCCGCCATTCCGATCAAGGATTTGAAAGGGAAAATCGGGACTATGTCCTTAGGATTGGCCCATACTTTCAACATGTTTGGACTAACCGCACAGTTATATGGCGTACTTCCGTATACTAAAGCCCAGGCGAGTGCCGAATTAAATGGGCAAGCAAGAACTGAAAACCGGACAGGCCTTTCTGATATGCGTTTCCGCATTTCTGCGTTGTTGCTGGGAGCGCCAGCCACTGCCCTTAAAGATTTTGCAAAAAGAAAAGCAGGGCGCACGATCCTGGGTGCCAGCCTGACTGTCCAGGCACCAACCGGCCAATACTTTCCGGATAAGATAATCAATATTGGTGCTAACCGATGGGGATTCAAACCTGAACTTGCCATTTCGCAACCTTTACATAAACGATGGCTGCTGGATATGTATGCAGCAGTCTGGTTATATACCCAAAACAAATCTTATTACACTGGCAATACCCTACGCAGCCAGGATCCGGTGGGCGCATTCCAGGCGCATACCAGTTACAATTTTAAACCAAATTTATGGGCGGCAATTAATGCCACTTATTATGTAGGGGGCAATTCATCGTTGGATGGAATAACCAAGGATGACAGGTTATCGAATTTTCGGATTGGAACCACTCTGGTGTTGCCGACAGGAAAGAAAAGTGCATTGAGGCTGGCCTATAGCAAGGGTGCCGTTGTTGTGGTCGGTACAGATTTTTCTAGTTTTTCTGTCAGCTGGACGTATACATGGTATTGA
- a CDS encoding transporter codes for MRGFITHVWIVLFTFSGIRSSAKAQDLEPRAYNWVPVHATFVQTGLNYSTGEVVTDPTVPLKDVSAKVASFSLGVGHAFSLFGLTAQFYGVLPVSKAQVNALLNGQREEANRSGTADTRFRLSILFRGAPATNYRDFGKRNATRTILGTSLTVQAPTGQYFSDKLINLGNSRWAFKTEIALSQPIKKRWLLDLYTAAWLFTKNNSFMGSSVKSQNPVGTVQLHASYTIKPYMWVAINTTYYAGGTTTVDGVPKNDRVSNFRLGVTVALPTGKSSALKLAFSKGAVVVAGTNFTSASLGWTYLWF; via the coding sequence ATGCGTGGTTTTATAACACATGTTTGGATTGTTCTATTCACCTTTTCGGGTATACGGTCTTCTGCAAAGGCCCAGGACCTGGAACCTAGGGCCTATAACTGGGTTCCGGTTCATGCAACATTTGTCCAGACGGGCTTAAACTATTCAACTGGTGAAGTAGTAACTGATCCGACAGTCCCTTTAAAAGATGTAAGCGCGAAGGTGGCGTCATTTTCACTGGGGGTTGGACACGCGTTTAGCCTGTTTGGACTAACTGCTCAATTCTATGGGGTATTGCCAGTTTCAAAAGCACAGGTGAATGCACTTTTAAATGGGCAAAGGGAAGAAGCCAATCGCTCGGGTACGGCGGATACGCGATTTAGGTTATCCATATTATTTCGTGGCGCGCCGGCCACGAATTACCGGGATTTTGGAAAAAGAAATGCAACGCGTACTATCCTGGGCACCAGCCTGACCGTCCAGGCCCCTACCGGTCAATATTTTTCAGATAAGCTCATCAACCTGGGCAATTCGAGATGGGCTTTCAAAACAGAAATAGCTTTATCCCAACCAATAAAAAAAAGGTGGCTTCTTGATTTGTATACTGCAGCCTGGCTTTTTACCAAAAACAATTCGTTCATGGGTAGTTCCGTAAAGAGCCAAAATCCTGTAGGAACTGTCCAGTTGCATGCCAGTTACACCATAAAACCGTATATGTGGGTAGCCATCAATACAACTTATTATGCTGGAGGCACAACAACTGTTGATGGTGTTCCCAAAAACGACCGGGTATCCAATTTTCGCCTTGGGGTTACCGTAGCTTTACCGACAGGGAAAAGCAGTGCATTAAAACTGGCATTCAGTAAAGGAGCCGTGGTGGTGGCTGGCACAAATTTCACAAGTGCATCCCTGGGATGGACTTATTTATGGTTCTGA
- a CDS encoding GcvT family protein, with protein MSHFPERARIVIIGGGVAGASIAYHLAMKGETDVVIVERSTLTSGSTFHSAGLVGQLRGSVTLTTMMMYSAELYRKLSKDPETDPGWVECGGIRLACTPERVQELKRQVGWAKTFGLPLEEISAERAQELFPLMSTEGVLGATYLPTDGYLDPSLLCISLANEARRMGVKIYQDTRVMAINKNGNRVVSVTTDRGTIATEMVVAACGFYTPELGRMVDVRIPIIPMSHQYLYTGAFRTVSKTDPRLPTLRDPDHLVYYRETGEGLVMGGYERQSAPAFLDQNKVDHVPGDFNGKLLTEDWDRLEEIMINSAMRVPAMATAPISKVINGPEAFTPDNEFCLGPTSVKGFFVAAGFCAHGIAGAGGVGREMATWLLDGSPNLDLWEMDVRRFGAQYKSYSYTLARVIENYESYYDIRYPGDDRQAGRPLKMSAAYEWHKNHGAFFGEKSGWERVNYYTENENPVYEPLRPTGWAGKNWSTAIITEALATRDKIGLYDVSSFSKIEIKGPGAGAWLDYLCANKINKGPGHVTYTQMLNERGGIESDVTVTQIDGNTFRMISGTALNSHDTAWLTDHLPEDGSVVLQDVTASLSCFGVWGPLTREMLGTITDADLSTQAMPFLSMREIRLGNYQVQLVRVTFVGELGYEIYADVKDGMAIWEMLWAAGQPFGMVASGYKAIDALRPEKGYLYWGSDINPETTPYEAGLGFAVAKDKDFLGKKALATKQLEKKLVTIKLDDPLAVVLGNEPVRLNGTVTGRVTSGAYGAGTGYSIAFAYLPVDQAVVGNKIDILVFGNWITGNIMQGPLYDPKGLRVRT; from the coding sequence ATGAGTCATTTTCCAGAACGGGCAAGAATTGTCATCATTGGCGGAGGTGTAGCCGGAGCATCCATTGCATATCACCTGGCGATGAAAGGTGAAACGGATGTGGTTATTGTTGAACGGAGCACATTGACCAGTGGATCAACATTCCATTCAGCCGGTCTCGTTGGCCAGTTGCGGGGTTCTGTTACCCTCACCACTATGATGATGTACAGTGCCGAGCTCTACAGGAAATTATCGAAAGATCCGGAAACAGATCCGGGTTGGGTGGAATGTGGCGGTATACGATTAGCGTGTACGCCTGAACGTGTGCAGGAGCTGAAAAGGCAGGTCGGCTGGGCCAAAACATTTGGTTTGCCCCTGGAAGAAATTTCAGCGGAACGTGCGCAGGAATTATTTCCATTGATGTCCACCGAAGGAGTGCTGGGCGCCACTTACCTGCCAACCGACGGCTATCTTGATCCAAGCCTGTTATGTATTTCCCTTGCGAATGAAGCGCGCAGGATGGGTGTTAAAATTTACCAGGATACAAGGGTTATGGCCATCAACAAAAATGGCAACAGGGTGGTTTCCGTAACGACAGATCGCGGTACCATTGCCACAGAAATGGTAGTGGCAGCCTGTGGATTTTACACACCGGAATTAGGCCGCATGGTAGATGTTCGCATACCGATCATACCCATGAGTCACCAATACTTATATACCGGAGCATTCCGGACAGTGTCCAAAACCGACCCCCGGCTTCCCACTTTGCGTGATCCGGATCACCTGGTGTATTACCGGGAAACCGGGGAAGGCCTGGTGATGGGTGGTTATGAAAGGCAATCCGCGCCGGCATTCCTCGACCAAAACAAAGTTGACCATGTGCCCGGGGATTTTAACGGGAAATTGCTGACGGAAGATTGGGACCGGTTAGAAGAGATCATGATCAATTCAGCCATGCGGGTTCCTGCTATGGCCACCGCACCTATCAGCAAAGTGATCAACGGCCCGGAAGCCTTTACACCCGACAATGAATTTTGCCTTGGACCGACATCTGTGAAAGGATTTTTTGTAGCGGCCGGTTTTTGTGCGCATGGCATTGCCGGTGCCGGTGGTGTCGGCAGGGAGATGGCGACCTGGTTGCTGGATGGCTCGCCCAACCTGGATCTCTGGGAAATGGATGTACGCAGGTTTGGTGCGCAATACAAATCCTATTCTTATACCCTGGCCAGGGTAATTGAAAATTATGAATCGTATTACGATATCCGCTATCCAGGCGATGACCGACAGGCGGGAAGGCCGCTAAAAATGAGTGCAGCTTATGAATGGCATAAAAACCATGGGGCGTTTTTTGGGGAAAAATCCGGTTGGGAACGCGTGAATTATTATACGGAAAATGAAAACCCGGTCTATGAACCATTGCGACCAACAGGTTGGGCGGGCAAAAACTGGAGTACCGCTATAATTACAGAAGCATTGGCCACGCGCGATAAGATCGGCCTGTACGATGTGTCATCCTTTTCTAAAATTGAAATCAAGGGTCCGGGAGCAGGAGCCTGGCTTGACTATTTATGTGCGAATAAAATCAACAAAGGTCCCGGTCATGTTACTTACACGCAAATGCTCAATGAACGAGGTGGTATAGAAAGTGATGTAACGGTCACCCAAATAGATGGCAATACCTTCCGGATGATTTCCGGTACGGCATTGAACAGCCATGATACGGCCTGGCTAACTGATCATTTACCGGAAGATGGATCTGTGGTATTGCAGGATGTCACTGCCTCACTGTCCTGCTTTGGGGTATGGGGGCCATTGACCCGCGAGATGTTAGGCACTATTACGGATGCCGATTTATCCACCCAGGCCATGCCGTTCCTGAGTATGCGGGAGATCAGGCTTGGAAATTACCAGGTGCAGCTGGTTCGTGTCACTTTTGTTGGCGAACTGGGCTATGAGATCTATGCAGATGTAAAAGATGGAATGGCTATCTGGGAAATGCTGTGGGCAGCCGGGCAACCCTTTGGCATGGTGGCCAGCGGCTACAAAGCCATTGATGCTTTAAGGCCTGAAAAAGGCTATCTCTACTGGGGGTCCGATATTAATCCGGAAACAACCCCTTACGAAGCAGGTTTAGGATTTGCAGTGGCAAAGGACAAAGATTTCCTGGGTAAAAAAGCCCTGGCTACAAAACAGCTGGAAAAGAAACTAGTCACCATAAAACTCGATGACCCGCTGGCCGTAGTGTTAGGAAATGAGCCGGTTCGTTTGAATGGAACCGTTACGGGCAGGGTAACTTCAGGCGCCTATGGTGCTGGTACGGGATATTCAATTGCATTCGCCTATTTGCCGGTTGATCAGGCTGTAGTGGGAAATAAAATCGACATACTCGTTTTCGGCAACTGGATCACGGGAAATATTATGCAGGGGCCTCTATATGATCCAAAAGGATTGAGGGTTCGAACATAA
- a CDS encoding choline/ethanolamine kinase family protein codes for MRALLAKIPLLAAATGIQQLEGGLTNTNYRVDTQNGTYFMRVSHPSTHLLGIDRKNEKVNTERAHQAGVGPAVIDFLPAEKVLVIEWINAKTIHAADFQSQPGLLVDVAAALRKLHAGPAFQGEFNFPAVRQKYLDIVLQNGFYLPADYVKIQPLVLELERALAVDPEHKVPCNNDLLAENFMLAEDKIWIIDYEYAGQNEPSFEIGNLVSESGLSESQLTTLCGAYWQGYAPAKIARARAWSMIARFGWVMWASIQEAVSPIDFDFRGWGLKKWNSVLPELTGEPYLKVLEALKNNC; via the coding sequence ATGCGCGCCCTGCTTGCGAAAATCCCTTTACTTGCTGCAGCAACAGGTATCCAACAACTGGAAGGCGGTCTCACCAATACCAATTACCGGGTGGATACCCAAAATGGCACCTATTTCATGCGGGTTAGCCATCCTTCCACCCACCTCCTGGGGATCGATCGCAAAAATGAAAAGGTCAATACTGAAAGAGCGCACCAGGCAGGTGTTGGTCCGGCTGTGATTGATTTCCTGCCGGCTGAAAAGGTATTGGTCATTGAATGGATCAATGCGAAGACCATACATGCAGCAGATTTTCAATCCCAGCCCGGGCTGCTGGTGGATGTTGCTGCAGCCTTAAGAAAGTTACATGCCGGGCCGGCTTTCCAGGGTGAATTCAATTTCCCGGCAGTCAGGCAGAAATACCTGGATATTGTATTGCAAAATGGATTTTACCTGCCAGCTGATTATGTAAAGATCCAGCCCCTGGTGCTTGAATTGGAACGGGCACTGGCTGTGGACCCAGAACATAAAGTGCCCTGCAACAATGACCTGCTGGCGGAAAATTTCATGCTTGCAGAAGATAAGATCTGGATCATCGACTATGAATATGCCGGTCAAAATGAACCATCCTTTGAGATCGGCAACCTGGTGTCGGAATCCGGATTAAGTGAATCGCAACTCACCACGTTATGCGGAGCTTACTGGCAAGGCTATGCGCCGGCAAAAATTGCCCGGGCCAGGGCATGGTCGATGATCGCCAGGTTTGGCTGGGTGATGTGGGCCTCCATCCAGGAAGCCGTATCCCCGATAGATTTTGATTTCAGGGGCTGGGGACTGAAAAAGTGGAACTCCGTATTGCCAGAACTCACCGGAGAACCTTACCTTAAAGTACTTGAAGCATTAAAAAATAATTGTTAA
- a CDS encoding amino acid permease, whose translation MPQNQENLTSDSNEHDSNEEKLLASLGYKQELSRTWSGFSNFAISFSVISILSGCFTTFSQAWNNGGPIAIAIGWPLISIFILIIGFCMAELASAYPTSGGIYWWASKLGGPKAGFFAGWLNLIGLLAINASVAYGAATFLNIILGTYSASYAAHFLGGDAINQQFFLFAAIMVVITILNSFRSHVQAILNNISVWWHVFGAAIIIAILIITPSKHQNLEWVFTTQINNSGFSGGPTYWLFVLPLGFLLTQYTITGFDASAHLSEETQGAHLTAAKGIWTSIFYSALGGYILLLAFLFAATNPDQVSSFDPAVNPYGAGSVITILATSLSPGMFMLVMVISTVGQFFCAIACLTSCSRMLFAFSRDGAVPGHQKWAKVNNDQVPVNAVLFSALTGVLITLPALWKSPRGIPSAFYAVVSIGVIGLYLAFLIPIWLRWRHGNNFDQGEWNLGKNYRWMNLVAILEIVIVCVYFIMPFEPAAIPGNKDFTWIAVNYAPILVGITLIFLWMYWTFSARHWFKGPKRTI comes from the coding sequence ATGCCCCAAAACCAGGAGAATTTAACCAGCGACAGCAATGAGCATGACTCAAATGAAGAAAAACTGCTGGCTTCCCTGGGGTACAAGCAGGAACTAAGCCGAACCTGGTCGGGGTTTTCCAATTTTGCGATTTCCTTTTCCGTTATCTCCATCCTTAGTGGTTGTTTCACCACTTTCAGCCAGGCCTGGAACAACGGCGGCCCGATCGCGATCGCCATCGGCTGGCCATTAATCTCCATCTTCATTTTGATCATTGGATTTTGCATGGCGGAGCTGGCTTCCGCCTATCCAACTTCGGGTGGCATTTACTGGTGGGCGTCGAAACTTGGCGGCCCAAAAGCCGGTTTCTTTGCAGGTTGGTTAAACTTAATAGGGCTGCTGGCGATTAACGCCTCAGTTGCCTATGGGGCAGCAACTTTCTTAAATATTATCCTGGGGACATACTCCGCATCCTATGCCGCCCATTTTTTAGGCGGCGATGCGATCAACCAGCAATTTTTTCTTTTTGCCGCTATAATGGTAGTAATCACCATCCTCAATTCTTTCAGAAGCCATGTGCAGGCCATCTTAAATAACATCTCGGTGTGGTGGCATGTTTTCGGGGCAGCTATTATCATCGCCATTCTTATCATCACCCCTTCAAAACACCAAAACCTGGAATGGGTCTTTACGACCCAGATCAACAATTCAGGCTTTTCCGGTGGCCCTACCTATTGGCTATTTGTATTGCCATTGGGTTTCCTGTTAACACAATACACCATTACAGGGTTTGATGCCTCTGCGCACCTTTCAGAAGAAACGCAGGGAGCCCACCTAACCGCAGCCAAAGGCATCTGGACATCGATATTTTATTCAGCCCTGGGTGGTTATATTTTGTTGCTGGCCTTTCTTTTCGCGGCAACAAATCCCGACCAGGTAAGTTCATTCGATCCGGCAGTAAATCCATATGGCGCAGGTTCTGTCATTACAATTTTAGCCACTTCGCTTAGTCCGGGTATGTTCATGCTGGTCATGGTCATTTCAACAGTCGGGCAATTTTTTTGTGCGATTGCCTGCCTCACTTCCTGTTCCCGCATGTTATTTGCCTTCTCCCGGGATGGCGCGGTACCCGGACACCAAAAATGGGCTAAAGTAAATAATGACCAGGTACCCGTTAATGCGGTTTTATTTTCAGCCCTGACAGGCGTACTGATCACCTTACCTGCACTGTGGAAAAGTCCAAGAGGCATACCCAGCGCCTTTTATGCGGTCGTATCCATTGGGGTGATTGGTTTGTACCTGGCATTTTTAATCCCGATCTGGCTGCGCTGGCGCCATGGTAATAATTTTGACCAGGGCGAATGGAACCTGGGCAAGAATTATAGGTGGATGAACCTGGTGGCCATACTTGAAATTGTGATTGTGTGTGTATATTTCATCATGCCATTTGAACCGGCAGCCATTCCGGGCAATAAAGATTTCACCTGGATCGCCGTTAACTATGCGCCGATCCTGGTAGGGATTACGCTGATTTTTTTGTGGATGTACTGGACATTTTCTGCCCGGCATTGGTTCAAGGGTCCAAAAAGAACAATATAA
- a CDS encoding multidrug effflux MFS transporter produces the protein MHQRNRSLLILILGLLSAIGPFSIDMYLPGFPTIASELHTSVDYVAYSLSSFFIGICAGQLICGPLLDRYGRKRPLYAGLVIYIIASLGCAMSNSVEQLIGFRFLQALGGCVGMVAPGAIVRDLFPVNENAKIFSLLILILGVSPIIAPTVGSFLIAAYGWHAVFVLLAIITAIILMAVIFLLPESKQPDPSMSLRPQKILNGFLFVLKQPQFFTYAFSGAIAAAGLFAYLAGSPFVFMKIFMVSEKQYGWIFGLIAAGLITCSQLNNVLLRRYSSSQIIRIVLLVQTIIGLLLFIGSILGWLNLYSTIFLIFLFLSCQGFSFPNSSALSLAPFTKEAGSASALMGAMQMGFGALASALVGLVNNGTTLPMTGVMAGCALLGLIILALGRKRIEYASRIEDVEEQAFEQIEMY, from the coding sequence ATGCACCAACGAAACCGTTCCTTATTGATTCTGATCCTGGGCTTGCTGTCAGCCATTGGCCCATTCTCTATAGACATGTATTTACCCGGTTTCCCAACAATAGCCAGCGAACTGCACACATCTGTCGATTATGTTGCCTATTCCTTATCGAGTTTTTTTATTGGCATTTGTGCCGGGCAACTGATATGTGGGCCATTGCTGGACCGGTATGGACGTAAAAGGCCGCTATATGCTGGCCTGGTTATTTACATAATTGCATCGCTGGGCTGTGCCATGTCCAATTCTGTGGAGCAGTTGATCGGTTTTCGTTTCCTGCAGGCGCTGGGTGGTTGCGTTGGTATGGTGGCACCGGGTGCTATAGTGCGGGACCTGTTTCCGGTAAACGAGAATGCGAAAATATTTTCCCTGTTGATTCTCATTCTTGGTGTATCGCCCATTATTGCACCAACAGTCGGCAGTTTCCTGATCGCAGCGTACGGATGGCATGCTGTCTTTGTTTTGCTGGCCATCATCACCGCGATAATATTGATGGCCGTTATTTTCCTTTTGCCGGAAAGCAAGCAACCCGATCCATCCATGTCGCTAAGACCACAAAAAATTTTAAATGGTTTTCTCTTCGTATTAAAGCAACCACAATTTTTCACTTATGCTTTTTCAGGAGCCATTGCTGCAGCCGGGCTGTTTGCCTATTTGGCCGGATCGCCGTTTGTATTCATGAAGATCTTTATGGTAAGCGAAAAACAGTATGGCTGGATATTTGGCCTAATCGCTGCAGGGCTTATTACCTGCAGCCAGTTGAATAATGTATTGCTCAGGAGATATTCCAGTTCGCAGATCATCAGAATTGTGTTACTTGTACAAACCATTATTGGATTGTTGTTATTCATCGGCAGCATTTTGGGGTGGCTAAACCTGTATAGTACAATATTCCTGATCTTCCTTTTCCTAAGCTGCCAGGGATTTAGTTTCCCCAATTCATCTGCGCTTTCCCTGGCGCCTTTTACAAAAGAGGCCGGAAGCGCATCGGCATTAATGGGCGCCATGCAAATGGGATTTGGGGCCTTAGCTTCTGCATTGGTCGGCCTGGTCAATAATGGCACGACCCTACCGATGACGGGTGTTATGGCCGGCTGTGCCCTGCTGGGATTGATCATTCTTGCCCTGGGCCGTAAACGCATAGAATATGCATCCAGGATTGAAGATGTGGAAGAACAGGCCTTTGAACAAATTGAAATGTATTAA
- a CDS encoding carbonic anhydrase: MDFNRIFRNNEQWVAEKLQANPDYFKELSKGQSPEILYIGCSDSRVTAEDLMGVQPGEVFIHRNIANMVISVDLNVMSVINYAVRHLKVNHIVVCGHYECGGVKASLLAEDLGILNPWLRNIRDVYRLHMEELVGITDEHKRFDRLVELNVQEQCINLIKTAAVQQANKERGLTVHGWVFDIRTGKLIDLNIDFQTILADIMKIYRLI; the protein is encoded by the coding sequence ATGGATTTTAATAGAATATTCAGGAATAATGAACAATGGGTGGCAGAGAAACTACAGGCAAATCCCGACTATTTCAAGGAACTGTCCAAAGGGCAATCACCTGAAATCCTTTACATAGGATGTTCTGATAGCCGGGTAACCGCAGAGGACCTGATGGGAGTTCAACCAGGAGAGGTATTTATCCATAGAAATATTGCCAACATGGTCATATCAGTTGACCTCAATGTTATGTCTGTGATCAACTATGCGGTAAGGCACCTGAAGGTAAACCACATTGTTGTATGCGGTCACTATGAGTGTGGTGGTGTGAAGGCTTCACTACTTGCCGAAGATTTGGGGATCCTGAACCCCTGGCTCAGGAATATCCGTGATGTTTACCGGTTGCATATGGAAGAGTTGGTGGGAATAACGGATGAGCACAAACGATTTGACCGGCTGGTGGAGCTTAATGTGCAGGAGCAATGTATCAACCTTATAAAGACGGCTGCCGTACAACAAGCCAACAAAGAAAGAGGATTAACTGTCCATGGTTGGGTTTTTGATATAAGGACCGGAAAACTCATTGACCTGAATATTGATTTTCAGACCATATTAGCAGATATCATGAAAATTTACAGGTTGATTTAG
- a CDS encoding aldo/keto reductase has translation MDTILHKRKLGNSGLEVSAIGLGCMGLSFGYGPAADKQAAITLIRRAYELGVTFFDSAEAYGPFTNEELLGEALEPFRDHVVIATKFGFERGRPDLGMNSKPENIRNVAEAALKRLRTDRIDLLYQHRVDPNVPIEEVAGTVKELIAEGKVKHFGLSEAGAATIRKAHAVQPVTALQSEYSLWWREPEKDIMPTLEELGIGFVPFSPLGKGFLTGAINSGTTFDTTDFRNIVPRFAEKNRKANQVIVDTLAAFALKKNATPAQVALAWVLAQKPWIVPIPGTTKIHRLEENLTAEKITLTPEDLQEIEHVFSAIQVQGARYPAALQQRVGK, from the coding sequence ATGGATACAATACTGCATAAAAGAAAATTGGGAAACAGTGGGCTGGAAGTTTCCGCTATCGGGCTAGGCTGCATGGGATTGAGCTTTGGCTACGGTCCTGCTGCAGACAAGCAGGCCGCTATTACATTAATCAGGAGGGCTTACGAGCTTGGTGTTACCTTCTTTGATTCTGCAGAGGCCTATGGCCCGTTCACGAATGAGGAGTTGCTGGGTGAAGCGCTGGAACCATTTCGCGATCATGTGGTCATTGCGACCAAGTTTGGTTTTGAACGGGGAAGGCCGGATCTGGGCATGAACAGCAAGCCGGAAAATATCAGGAATGTCGCAGAAGCTGCACTCAAAAGATTGCGGACAGACCGCATTGACCTGTTGTACCAGCATCGTGTTGATCCGAACGTCCCGATAGAAGAAGTTGCCGGAACGGTGAAGGAATTGATCGCGGAAGGAAAAGTAAAGCACTTCGGCCTGTCCGAAGCAGGGGCTGCAACCATCAGGAAAGCCCATGCTGTACAACCCGTAACCGCCCTGCAGAGCGAATACTCACTTTGGTGGCGGGAGCCGGAAAAGGACATCATGCCAACACTGGAAGAATTAGGTATCGGGTTTGTTCCATTTAGTCCGCTCGGAAAAGGATTTCTTACGGGTGCCATAAACTCAGGAACAACATTTGATACAACAGATTTCCGGAATATCGTCCCACGCTTTGCGGAGAAGAACAGGAAGGCCAACCAGGTAATTGTTGATACACTCGCTGCGTTTGCGTTGAAGAAAAATGCAACACCGGCCCAGGTCGCGCTCGCGTGGGTACTTGCCCAAAAGCCCTGGATCGTTCCAATTCCCGGAACAACGAAGATCCACCGGTTGGAAGAAAACCTTACAGCAGAAAAAATCACTTTGACACCGGAAGACCTCCAGGAAATTGAGCATGTATTCTCAGCGATACAAGTGCAGGGTGCAAGATATCCTGCTGCACTTCAGCAGCGGGTTGGCAAATGA
- a CDS encoding outer membrane beta-barrel protein: protein MKRITFLVTVVIIQLEAYQALAQSDGGKVLDKKTAYIGLLLSYTNTTKENTKSTFENIKYAKASESSIKTGGGYFFKKNFAVGLAFSYGAEKENMESINAVGPNTITDQDLQTFAFTPFIRNYFPLSKKNRFYLFTQTGLQFGFGNGEESTSTGNTTVITDIQKNNYGIAFTPGMIFIVEKGFAFEVNVGILGLNYSKETKTTPDQPQAVLKETNFDLNINLLRLNLGISYYF from the coding sequence ATGAAACGGATAACCTTCCTGGTAACAGTAGTAATTATTCAGCTGGAAGCTTACCAGGCTCTTGCTCAATCAGATGGTGGAAAGGTATTGGATAAAAAAACCGCTTATATTGGACTCCTGCTTTCCTACACAAATACCACAAAAGAAAATACAAAGTCGACTTTCGAAAACATAAAATATGCAAAAGCATCTGAAAGCTCCATAAAAACCGGCGGCGGATATTTTTTCAAAAAGAATTTCGCAGTAGGTCTTGCATTCAGTTATGGAGCAGAGAAAGAAAACATGGAGTCCATTAACGCTGTTGGCCCAAATACCATTACGGACCAAGATCTCCAAACTTTTGCATTCACCCCTTTTATCCGGAATTATTTTCCACTAAGTAAAAAGAACCGGTTTTACCTGTTCACCCAAACAGGGCTCCAATTTGGATTTGGAAACGGGGAAGAATCAACATCAACAGGAAATACAACTGTGATTACCGACATACAGAAAAACAATTATGGTATTGCTTTTACACCTGGTATGATCTTCATTGTCGAAAAGGGATTTGCGTTTGAAGTAAATGTTGGCATATTGGGACTCAACTATTCAAAGGAAACAAAAACAACACCGGACCAACCCCAGGCAGTTCTGAAAGAAACAAATTTTGACCTGAACATCAACCTGCTCCGTTTAAACCTGGGGATTTCCTATTATTTCTAG